One genomic region from Prunus persica cultivar Lovell chromosome G3, Prunus_persica_NCBIv2, whole genome shotgun sequence encodes:
- the LOC109948183 gene encoding trans-resveratrol di-O-methyltransferase-like produces MDSEVRASHELLQAQAHIWNHIFSFINSMSLKCAVQLGIPDVIQKHGQPMTLSELVSALPISPTKAHFIPRLMRILVHSGFFARESLSGGGEQGYILTDASALLLKDNPMSARPFLLAMLSPILTDPWQYLTTWFQNDNPTPFHVVHGMTCWEYGNQDPTLAHFFNDAMASDARLISSLVIDDCKEVFQGVNSLVDVGGGTGTMAKSIADAFPHMKCTVLDLPHVVADLKGSKNLEYVAGDMFEAVPAADAIFLKWILHDWSDEECVKILEQCKEAITREGKKGKVIIVDMTVENKNTDKESGETQLFFDMHMMVMTTGKERNEKEWAKLFSDTGFNHYKITPCLGLRSLIEVYP; encoded by the exons ATGGATAGTGAAGTGAGAGCAAGTCATGAGCTACTCCAAGCACAAGCCCACATTTGGAACCACATTTTCAGCTTCATAAATTCTATGTCCCTCAAATGTGCAGTTCAATTAGGTATCCCAGATGTCATCCAAAAACATGGCCAGCCCATGACTCTTTCTGAGCTTGTCTCTGCCCTACCAATTTCCCCAACAAAAGCTCATTTCATCCCACGCCTCATGCGAATCTTAGTCCACTCCGGCTTCTTTGCCAGAGAAAGTCTGAGTGGCGGCGGCGAACAAGGTTATATACTAACAGATGCCTCAGCACTCCTCCTGAAAGACAATCCCATGAGCGCAAGGCCCTTCTTACTTGCCATGCTCAGTCCCATCTTAACCGATCCTTGGCAGTATTTGACCACTTGGTTCCAAAATGACAATCCTACGCCGTTTCACGTGGTGCATGGGATGACATGTTGGGAATATGGGAACCAGGACCCGACTCTTGCACATTTTTTCAACGACGCCATGGCTAGCGATGCCCGGTTGATCTCGAGCTTGGTGATTGATGACTGCAAGGAGGTGTTTCAAGGAGTCAATTCATTGGTTGACGTGGGTGGTGGGACGGGAACCATGGCCAAGTCCATTGCTGATGCCTTCCCTCATATGAAATGCACTGTACTTGATCTCCCACATGTAGTTGCTGACCTGAAAGGGAGTAAGAACTTGGAATATGTTGCAGGGGACATGTTTGAGGCTGTTCCTGCAGCCGATGCTATTTTTTTGAAG TGGATATTGCATGACTGGAGTGATGAAGAATGTGTGAAAATACTTGAGCAATGTAAAGAGGCAATTACAAGAGAGGGCAAGAAAGGCAAGGTGATTATCGTAGATATGACGGTGGAAAACAAGAATACAGATAAGGAATCTGGGGAAACACAGCTTTTCTTCGATATGCATATGATGGTTATGACTacaggaaaagaaaggaatgaGAAAGAATGGGCTAAGCTCTTTTCTGACACAGGTTTCAACCACTATAAGATTACTCCCTGTTTGGGTTTAAGGTCTCTCATTGAGGTTTATCCTTGA